A window of Phoenix dactylifera cultivar Barhee BC4 unplaced genomic scaffold, palm_55x_up_171113_PBpolish2nd_filt_p 000760F, whole genome shotgun sequence contains these coding sequences:
- the LOC120107089 gene encoding uncharacterized protein LOC120107089 — MVEVQQQFLQQQLQQQQAMYQQQQQQQFQGTTAQPEHRVSLLDFQRYAPPAFKGTADPMEAVSWLKQMEKVFQALRCPDEEKVLFATFMLQGEAADWWEMEKGKLGPDDAPFIWEEFKKVFHEKYFPQGIRFQKYREFDRLEQGDMTVAQYAAKFEEMSRYAPTLISEESDRARKFENGLRGRIQQQVAAFELSSYKDVVN; from the coding sequence ATGGTAGAGGTGCAGCAACAGTTCTTGCAGCAACAgttgcagcagcagcaagcTATGTATCAACAACAGCAGCAACAACAGTTCCAAGGCACTACAGCTCAGCCGGAGCACCGAGTCAGTCTGTTGGATTTTCAGAGGTATGCACCCCCAGCATTTAAAGGTACAGCTGACCCGATGGAGGCTGTGAGCTGGCTGAAACAGATGGAGAAAGTCTTTCAAGCTCTGAGGTGCCCTGATGAGGAGAAAGTTCTTTTTGCCACATTTATGTTACAGGGTGAGGCAGCTGACTGGTGGGAGATGGAGAAAGGGAAGCTTGGTCCGGATGATGCCCCCTTCATTTGGGAAGAATTTAAAAAGGTTTTTCATGAGAAGTATTTTCCCCAGGGTATCCGATTCCAAAAATATAGGGAGTTTGACCGACTGGAGCAGGGTGATATGACAGTTGCTCAGTATGCAGCAAAGTTTGAAGAGATGTCCCGATATGCTCCGACTTTGATATCAGAGGAAAGTGATCGAGCAAGGAAATTTGAAAATGGGCTCAGGGGAAGGATTCAACAACAAGTCGCTGCTTTTGAACTATCTAGTTACAAAGATGTGGTCAAC